Genomic window (Flavobacterium oreochromis):
TGCATCTTTTAAACTTGATTTGTTTGCTGAATAAATTTCTTCTGCTGATATCTTAATTCCAAGATTTTTCATTTCGGTTTCATTCATTCCTTTTAATAAGGAAGGTATCCACATTCCACCTTGTTGGGCAAAAATGGGAGAAACCACTAAAATAAGAAGTAGTCGTAAAAATTTCATAATATATATTTATAGCGCGTGCAAGTTACAATTTTTAAGGAATTATGTACTTTTTTTATATTTTGATTAAGAAATACCTCTTGTCGTTTTATATTTACCGTTTATCATTTTTTCATAAAAAATGAAATAGTATTGTTTTATCTTTACAGTATAGAACATATAAGATTATTAATGAACATATGTTGTAATTTGTATTGGCTCTTTATGTGGACTGTTTTCTAATTTTAAATTAATTAAACTTAAGTCTATGGCTAGTCTTAATATAAATAATATTAAAAATTAGTCAAAAAGCAAATACTAGTCGTCAATCATCAATCAAAAAACGAATAGAGATCATTATTTATTTTAATAGGGTTATAAAATGAAAAGACATCATAGTTGATTTAGACTGTAGCTTATTTTTTTATTTTCTATAGAATAGAAAATGTTTGTATATCGAGTTTGGGTTTGTTACTATTTTTAGGAAAGAACCTCTCGTGACAGCTTTTGAAAAATAATATTTTCATAAAGCTAAGATATTCTAAACAGTATGTTTATTACAAATGATATAGGGAATTAGGTATTATTAGTTATGCTATTGAATCCCTATTAGTTAAAAAATGAGTTTTTAAAAAATATTTATAATGTGATAACTTTTGTATTATCGCAGTTTGAATATAAGAAATATTGATTAAGCTATCTTTAGTTTAAATAATTTTTACTAGAGATTAAAAATAATAACATGATACAATTTATATTACATCTGATAACAAAGTTGATAGATTTAATTATGTCAATTTTATTTTAAATGAAACTAATAAAAAATTGGAAATACCATATTTTGAATTTTATTGGATGGCAAGTTTATTTACTATCTATCTTAACGTTTGAAAAACTATCCTACAGACTTTCTGAAGTTGAAAAGTGGAATGATTCTCAATGGAATACGTTGTATTATTTTATCGCAGAAGGTTTTTTATGTGGGTTATTAGGTTTTTTCTTATCTAATATTATTCTGGTATATATAGACTACAAAGTTCAGATTGGAAAAATTACAAAGAAATCTTTTTTAGGAATTGTTTCTGTTTTTGTATTATCTCAAATATTTTACCATCTTTTACTATGGCCTGTATTATCTGTGCCTTTAGAATATTTTTTACATAGAGAAAACACATTGACTTTTCTTATGAAATTAGCAAATATTCCTGTATTTGCTGTATCTTTTTAATTTGGTTTTTTATTGTTATGACCTATAAGACGGTTAAATATTTAAAAGAAATTAGAATTAAACAATTAGAGTTAGAAACGAATCTGAGGGAAATACGATTAAATACCCTTAAAGGTCAAATAAATCCCCATTTCATGTTTAATAGTTTAAATAATATTCGTGGACTAATTCTTGAAAACCCTTCGAAATCTAGAGAAATGTTAACTAGGTTGTCAGAAATGTTACGTTATTCTTTAACTAAAAATGATATCAATAAAATTGTATTAGAAGAAGAAATAGAAATGGTTGGTAATTATATAGCTCTTTCTAAAATACAATTAGAAGATAGGTTAGAATATATAACAGAAATAGAATCTGATACTTTACAGTTTTCTATTCCACCTATGATCGTGCAAATGTTAGTTGAAAATGCGGTAAAACATGGTGTCTCAAATATAAAAGAGGGAGGGATTGTAAAATTAATTTCAAGTATTATAAAAAATGAGCTTCATTTAATTGTTGAAAATACAGGTTTTCTAAAAAAAAATAGTACTTCTACTCAAATAGGCGTTAAAAATATAAAAGAAAGGCTTTTTCTTTTATATGGTAATAGAGCTACTTTTGAAATTATAGAAAAAAATAACATTGTAAAAGCTAAAGTTGTAATTCCTATTTGATGTGTAAGATCATGAAAATTAAAGCAGTTATAGTTGAAGATTCTCGATTAGCTCGGAATGAATTAAAAGAATTGATTAAAAGCTTCCCTGAAATAGAAGTTTTAGCAGAAGCAGAGAATGTAGATAAAGGATATGAATTGATTAATTCTTTGAATCCTGATTTACTTTTTTTAGATATAAATATGCCTGAAAAGGACGGTTTTCAACTATTAGAAATGCTCGATAACGTTCCTGTTACAGTTTTTACCACGGCATTTGATGAGTATGCTTTAAAATCATTTGAATATAACGCATTAGATTATTTAATGAAACCTATAAGTCCTAATCGATTTTCAAAAGCAATAGATAAGGTTAGGCAAAAAATAGAAAATAAAGCAATTAAAAATCAACAAAAAATAGATGTTTCGAATCAAATTTTTATAAAAGAGGGTGAAAAATGTTGGTTGTTAAAAGTGGCGGATATTTATCTTTTCGAAGTAGAGGGGAATTATACCAAAGTTTTTTTAATAATCAAAAAGCTATATTAAATAAATCTCTTAACCAAATTGAGAAAAAACTTCCAGAAGATTTTTTCGAGCTAATCGTAATCAAATAATTAATGTAAATTACATTAAAAATATTGATTTATGGTTTAGTGGTAATTTATTAATACAGCTTTTTGATGATCAAAAAATAGAAATATCAAGAAGGCAATCTATTTTATTTAAAGAAAAGATGAGTTTATAATTTAGATTTTGACACTATCCGACACTATCCTAAAATGTGTTTAGTGATTTTTTAAATTACAGTTTATATTTCATTATTTTTCTTTTATGAATCATGAAATCATTTGAAATGTATAGTTTTTGAGCATTCATATTGTGTTCTTCTACTTCTAAATAGATCATTTTTACATTGAGTATTAATGCTTCCTTTTTTATAAAATCTAATGCTTTTTTTCCAATACCCTTTCCTCTTGAGTGTTGTGCTAGA
Coding sequences:
- a CDS encoding sensor histidine kinase, whose amino-acid sequence is MFNSLNNIRGLILENPSKSREMLTRLSEMLRYSLTKNDINKIVLEEEIEMVGNYIALSKIQLEDRLEYITEIESDTLQFSIPPMIVQMLVENAVKHGVSNIKEGGIVKLISSIIKNELHLIVENTGFLKKNSTSTQIGVKNIKERLFLLYGNRATFEIIEKNNIVKAKVVIPI